The following proteins are co-located in the Vibrio azureus genome:
- a CDS encoding DUF2189 domain-containing protein yields the protein MPRTVNPSEIQNKHKSQSDQHYARTIPCNKVTVTSPFHWLALGCHDFVRMPFISAFYGMCFMAAAVGIVLLVEWQGSHLVVMPSLVVYMLIGPFLALGLYDASWERERGHRPSLLHSMKAISRNSTSQWAFAVLLAISMIFWMRIAALLHAIYPAVQGAPLSEFLPFLAIGSVVGFVLACVVFSISAFSIPLMMERRVDMMTAVFTSFNAVKSNIPAMIVWAIIICAGILIGFATYGIGMLFTMPILGYGTWHAYHATIKKKHTP from the coding sequence ATGCCTCGAACAGTGAATCCATCTGAGATCCAAAATAAACACAAATCGCAGTCTGACCAACACTACGCCAGAACCATTCCCTGCAATAAAGTCACCGTGACCTCTCCCTTCCACTGGCTAGCGTTAGGCTGCCATGATTTCGTTAGAATGCCCTTTATTAGTGCCTTTTATGGCATGTGTTTTATGGCTGCAGCTGTCGGCATCGTTCTGTTAGTTGAGTGGCAAGGCTCACACTTGGTGGTGATGCCCAGCTTGGTTGTCTATATGCTGATTGGCCCCTTCTTGGCTCTTGGGCTCTATGATGCGAGTTGGGAGAGAGAACGTGGCCACAGACCAAGTTTACTGCATTCAATGAAAGCCATCAGTCGAAATTCAACATCACAATGGGCATTTGCAGTGCTGTTGGCGATCAGCATGATCTTTTGGATGCGCATTGCTGCTCTTCTGCATGCAATATACCCTGCTGTACAAGGTGCACCTTTGAGTGAGTTTTTACCATTTTTAGCCATTGGTTCTGTGGTTGGATTTGTTTTGGCCTGTGTCGTATTTAGCATCTCAGCCTTTTCGATCCCCTTAATGATGGAAAGAAGAGTCGATATGATGACCGCCGTATTTACAAGCTTTAACGCTGTTAAATCGAATATTCCCGCAATGATTGTTTGGGCCATTATTATTTGTGCGGGCATACTCATTGGCTTTGCGACCTACGGTATTGGTATGCTGTTTACTATGCCTATCTTAGGCTACGGAACATGGCACGCTTACCATGCAACGATTAAGAAAAAGCACACACCTTAA
- the metK gene encoding methionine adenosyltransferase: protein MAKHLFTSESVSEGHPDKIADQISDAVLDAILEQDPKARVACETYVKTGMVMVGGEVTTSAWVDIEEITRETVREIGYVHSDMGFDADSCAVLNTIGKQSPDINQGVDKEDPKEQGAGDQGIMFGYATNETEILMPAPITYSHLLVKKQAEVRKSGKLDFLRPDAKSQVTFQYDQGKIVGIDAVVLSTQHCDSISTPDLREAVMEEIIKPVLPSEWINKETNFFINPTGRFVIGGPMGDCGLTGRKIIVDTYGGAARHGGGAFSGKDPSKVDRSAAYAARYVAKNIVAAGMADRCEIQLSYAIGVADPTSIMVETFGTEKVSHDIIIEAVRQHFDLRPYGLQEMLNLLQPIYKKTAAYGHFGRDEFPWEATDKAHLLRDFAGIK, encoded by the coding sequence ATGGCTAAGCACCTGTTCACTTCTGAATCTGTTTCAGAAGGCCATCCAGATAAAATCGCAGACCAAATTTCTGACGCCGTTCTTGATGCAATTCTTGAGCAAGACCCGAAGGCACGTGTTGCTTGTGAAACTTACGTCAAAACCGGTATGGTTATGGTTGGCGGTGAAGTAACCACTTCTGCATGGGTTGATATCGAGGAAATCACTCGTGAAACCGTTCGTGAAATTGGTTACGTTCATTCTGACATGGGTTTTGATGCAGACTCTTGTGCTGTTCTAAACACCATTGGTAAACAGTCTCCAGATATCAATCAAGGTGTTGATAAGGAAGATCCTAAAGAGCAAGGTGCTGGTGACCAAGGTATCATGTTTGGTTACGCAACCAACGAAACTGAGATCCTAATGCCTGCTCCAATCACTTACTCTCACCTGCTAGTGAAAAAGCAAGCTGAAGTTCGTAAGAGCGGTAAACTGGATTTCCTTCGTCCAGATGCAAAATCTCAGGTAACCTTCCAGTACGACCAAGGCAAAATTGTTGGTATTGATGCTGTTGTTCTTTCAACTCAGCACTGTGATTCCATCTCTACGCCAGATCTACGCGAAGCGGTAATGGAAGAGATCATTAAACCAGTATTGCCTTCTGAGTGGATCAACAAAGAAACCAATTTCTTCATCAACCCAACTGGCCGTTTCGTAATCGGTGGCCCTATGGGTGACTGTGGTCTAACAGGCCGTAAAATCATCGTAGATACGTACGGCGGTGCTGCTCGTCACGGTGGTGGTGCATTCTCTGGTAAAGATCCATCGAAAGTAGACCGCTCTGCCGCTTACGCAGCACGTTACGTAGCGAAAAACATTGTCGCTGCAGGCATGGCTGATCGTTGTGAAATCCAACTTTCTTACGCAATCGGTGTTGCTGATCCAACCTCCATCATGGTGGAAACATTTGGTACAGAAAAAGTATCACACGACATCATCATTGAAGCTGTACGTCAGCACTTCGATCTACGCCCATACGGCCTACAAGAAATGCTGAACCTTCTGCAACCAATCTACAAGAAGACAGCAGCATATGGCCACTTTGGTCGTGACGAGTTCCCTTGGGAAGCCACAGACAAAGCACATCTGCTAAGAGACTTCGCTGGTATCAAATAA
- the rsmE gene encoding 16S rRNA (uracil(1498)-N(3))-methyltransferase → MRIPRIYHPETIQQLGALALSEDAAGHIGRVLRMKEGQAVLLFDGSGAEFPAVISQVTKKSVMVELSERVEHNIESPLDLHLGQVVSRGDKMEFTIQKSVELGVNSITPLISERCGVKLDQKRFEKKLAQWQKIAISACEQCGRNRIPEIRPVMTLEQWCQESFDGLRLNLHPRAKYSINTLPTPIEKVRLLIGPEGGLSSGEIEMTREHQFEETLLGPRVLRTETAALTAITALQVRFGDLG, encoded by the coding sequence ATGCGTATCCCTCGAATTTATCACCCAGAAACCATTCAACAACTTGGAGCCCTCGCTTTAAGCGAAGATGCCGCTGGCCATATAGGTCGAGTGCTACGTATGAAAGAAGGTCAAGCCGTCCTTCTGTTTGATGGTAGTGGTGCGGAATTCCCAGCCGTCATCAGCCAAGTCACAAAGAAAAGTGTAATGGTTGAGCTCTCTGAGCGTGTAGAACATAACATTGAATCACCGCTCGATCTGCACCTTGGCCAAGTCGTCTCCCGAGGTGACAAAATGGAATTCACCATCCAAAAATCGGTAGAACTTGGCGTCAACAGCATTACCCCACTTATTTCTGAACGCTGCGGTGTAAAACTCGATCAAAAACGCTTTGAGAAAAAGCTCGCCCAATGGCAAAAAATTGCGATCAGCGCTTGTGAACAATGTGGCCGTAACCGTATCCCAGAAATCCGCCCTGTCATGACACTAGAGCAATGGTGCCAAGAGTCATTCGACGGTTTGAGATTAAATTTACATCCGCGAGCAAAATACTCAATCAACACGCTGCCTACTCCGATTGAAAAAGTGCGCCTCTTAATCGGTCCAGAGGGTGGATTATCATCAGGCGAAATAGAAATGACTCGTGAGCATCAATTCGAAGAAACCTTATTAGGTCCTCGCGTGCTTCGAACTGAAACGGCCGCTTTAACCGCAATTACCGCTTTACAAGTTCGTTTTGGCGACCTTGGTTAA
- a CDS encoding endonuclease yields the protein MKYLFYLSLFVFSTSTLAVPPSSFSAAKREAVKIYQDHPTSFYCGCQIQWQGKKGIPDLSSCGYQIRKQQKRASRIEWEHVVPAWQFGHQRQCWQKGGRKNCSRSDKTFRLMEADLHNLTPAIGEVNGDRSNYNFSQWKGKDGASYGRCDMQVNFKQRRVMPPDRARGSIARTYLYMSKHYGFKLSKSQNQLMSAWNKTYPADKWECERDQRIAHIQGNHNPYVQAACKTVL from the coding sequence ATGAAATATCTATTCTATTTATCACTATTTGTTTTCTCAACCTCAACTCTTGCCGTTCCACCCAGTTCTTTTTCTGCCGCTAAAAGAGAAGCGGTCAAAATTTACCAAGATCATCCCACCAGCTTTTACTGTGGTTGCCAAATCCAATGGCAAGGTAAAAAGGGGATTCCAGATCTTTCGTCCTGTGGATACCAAATTCGCAAACAACAAAAACGGGCCTCTCGCATAGAGTGGGAACACGTGGTGCCAGCTTGGCAATTTGGTCATCAACGTCAATGTTGGCAAAAAGGTGGACGCAAGAACTGTTCTCGTAGCGACAAAACATTTCGTTTAATGGAAGCGGATTTGCACAACCTAACCCCTGCAATTGGCGAAGTGAATGGTGACCGTTCTAACTACAACTTCAGTCAGTGGAAAGGAAAAGATGGCGCAAGCTATGGCCGCTGTGACATGCAAGTTAACTTCAAACAGCGTAGAGTCATGCCACCCGATCGAGCTCGTGGTTCAATCGCTAGAACATACCTGTATATGAGTAAGCATTACGGCTTCAAGCTTTCTAAATCACAAAATCAATTGATGAGTGCCTGGAACAAAACGTATCCTGCTGATAAATGGGAATGCGAGCGTGATCAGCGAATTGCACACATTCAAGGTAACCATAATCCATACGTACAAGCCGCTTGCAAAACGGTTCTTTAA
- the tkt gene encoding transketolase encodes MSSHNHLSNKQLANAIRALSMDGVQQANSGHPGAPMGMADIAEVLWRSHLNHNPANPEWADRDRFVLSNGHGSMLIYSLLHLSGYELSIDDLKNFRQLHSKTPGHPEYGYAPGVETTTGPLGQGITNAVGMAMAEKALAAQFNKEGHEIVNHFTYAFMGDGCLMEGISHEACSLAGTLGLGKLIAFWDDNGISIDGHVEGWFSDDTPKRFEAYGWHVIPAVDGHDPEAINAAIIAAKADPRPTLICTKTIIGFGSPNKSGSHDCHGAPLGAEEIAATRKELGWEHGPFEIPQEVYAEWSAKEAGAAKEASWNEKLAAYEAAYPELAAEFKRRVNGELPAEWEAKANQIIADLQANPANIASRKASQNALEAFGQMLPEFMGGSADLAPSNLTMWSGSKSLEANDFSGNYIHYGVREFGMTAIMNGIALHGGFVPYGATFLMFMEYARNAMRMAALMKIQNIQVYTHDSIGLGEDGPTHQPVEQMASLRLTPNMSTWRPCDQVESAVAWKLAIERKDAPTALIFSRQNLAQQARTAEQVADIAKGAYILKDSDGKPELILIATGSEVELAMKAAEQLTAEGKKVRVVSMPSTDAFDKQDAAYRESVLPSDVTARIAIEAGIADFWYKYVGFDGRIIGMTTFGESAPASQLFEMFGFTVENVVNTANELLA; translated from the coding sequence ATGTCTTCTCATAACCATCTTTCGAACAAACAGCTCGCTAATGCTATCCGTGCTCTCAGTATGGACGGTGTACAACAGGCCAATTCTGGTCACCCAGGTGCACCTATGGGCATGGCTGACATCGCTGAAGTTCTTTGGCGTTCTCACTTAAACCATAATCCAGCAAACCCTGAGTGGGCTGACCGTGACCGTTTTGTGCTTTCAAATGGTCATGGCTCTATGCTGATTTATTCGTTATTGCACCTAAGTGGTTATGAGTTGTCGATTGACGATTTAAAAAACTTCCGTCAACTGCATTCTAAAACCCCAGGCCATCCTGAATACGGATACGCACCTGGTGTGGAAACAACAACGGGTCCTCTCGGCCAAGGCATCACTAACGCTGTTGGTATGGCAATGGCTGAAAAAGCGCTAGCCGCTCAGTTCAACAAAGAAGGCCACGAGATTGTTAATCACTTTACTTATGCTTTCATGGGTGATGGCTGCTTGATGGAAGGTATTTCGCACGAGGCTTGCTCTCTTGCAGGTACACTAGGCCTTGGCAAACTGATCGCATTCTGGGATGACAACGGCATCTCTATCGACGGTCACGTTGAAGGTTGGTTCTCTGATGACACACCTAAACGTTTTGAAGCTTATGGTTGGCACGTCATTCCAGCGGTAGATGGTCACGATCCTGAAGCAATTAACGCTGCTATCATTGCTGCAAAAGCAGACCCACGACCTACGCTTATCTGTACTAAAACGATCATCGGTTTTGGTTCTCCAAACAAATCGGGTTCACACGACTGTCACGGTGCGCCACTCGGTGCTGAAGAAATTGCAGCGACACGTAAAGAACTAGGTTGGGAACACGGTCCTTTTGAAATTCCGCAGGAAGTCTACGCAGAATGGTCAGCAAAAGAAGCAGGCGCAGCTAAGGAAGCTTCGTGGAACGAGAAACTTGCAGCTTATGAAGCAGCGTACCCTGAGCTGGCCGCTGAATTCAAACGCCGCGTAAACGGTGAACTGCCTGCTGAATGGGAAGCAAAAGCAAACCAAATCATTGCTGACCTTCAAGCAAACCCTGCAAACATCGCATCACGTAAAGCTTCTCAAAACGCACTAGAAGCGTTTGGTCAAATGCTTCCGGAATTCATGGGCGGCTCTGCTGACCTAGCGCCGTCTAACCTAACCATGTGGTCTGGCTCTAAATCTCTAGAAGCAAACGACTTCTCTGGTAACTACATCCACTATGGTGTACGTGAATTCGGTATGACCGCGATCATGAACGGTATCGCGCTACACGGCGGTTTCGTGCCTTACGGCGCTACATTCCTAATGTTCATGGAGTACGCTCGTAATGCAATGCGCATGGCGGCTCTGATGAAAATTCAGAACATCCAGGTGTACACGCACGACTCTATCGGTCTTGGCGAAGATGGCCCAACTCACCAACCGGTTGAGCAAATGGCCTCTCTGCGTCTTACTCCAAACATGAGTACATGGCGTCCATGTGACCAAGTTGAGTCTGCAGTAGCATGGAAACTGGCGATTGAACGTAAAGACGCACCAACGGCACTGATTTTCTCTCGTCAAAACCTAGCGCAACAAGCACGTACAGCAGAGCAAGTCGCTGACATCGCGAAAGGTGCATACATCCTGAAAGACAGTGACGGCAAGCCAGAGCTGATCCTAATCGCGACAGGTTCTGAAGTTGAACTCGCAATGAAAGCAGCTGAGCAACTTACCGCTGAAGGTAAGAAAGTACGCGTTGTTTCAATGCCATCTACTGATGCATTCGACAAGCAAGATGCTGCTTACCGTGAATCTGTACTACCATCAGACGTCACCGCTCGTATCGCAATCGAAGCGGGTATCGCTGACTTCTGGTACAAGTACGTAGGCTTTGACGGTCGCATCATTGGTATGACGACATTTGGTGAATCTGCGCCGGCAAGTCAGCTGTTTGAAATGTTTGGCTTTACGGTAGAAAATGTCGTGAATACAGCAAACGAATTATTAGCGTAA
- a CDS encoding SprT family zinc-dependent metalloprotease, which translates to MKHQQSDKVRQVIVNCVIKAEQAFKRTFPVPSCHFNVRGKAAGKAYLQRNEIRLNPILFDENPTAFFKEVIPHEVAHLITYQIYGRVQPHGKEWQNIMENVFQVPAKTTHSFDVASVQGKTFEYRCHCTTYPLSIRRHNKVQRNQATYSCQKCRCLLAFTGVQLS; encoded by the coding sequence GTGAAACATCAGCAAAGTGACAAAGTCAGACAAGTGATCGTCAATTGCGTCATCAAAGCTGAGCAAGCATTTAAACGTACTTTTCCAGTGCCTTCTTGTCACTTCAATGTTCGTGGTAAAGCAGCAGGAAAAGCCTACTTACAACGCAATGAAATTCGCCTCAACCCCATTCTTTTTGACGAAAACCCAACGGCTTTCTTTAAAGAAGTGATCCCTCACGAAGTCGCTCACTTGATCACTTATCAGATCTACGGTCGTGTTCAACCACACGGTAAAGAATGGCAAAACATTATGGAGAATGTGTTTCAGGTACCCGCTAAAACCACTCACAGCTTCGATGTTGCTTCAGTACAAGGTAAAACCTTTGAATACCGTTGCCATTGTACGACCTACCCGCTTTCAATTCGTCGCCATAATAAGGTCCAACGCAATCAAGCGACTTATTCTTGTCAAAAATGTCGCTGCTTATTAGCATTTACCGGTGTCCAGCTCTCCTAG